The genomic stretch CGAACGACCCGACCGGGCGCCCCCCCGAGCGCACCCGTACGGTGCCCCGCGACGGTGGGGGCGCGGCGGAGGTCCGGCTCGTGATGGGGGACCTGACCGAGGCGGCCGTGGACGCGATCGTGAACCCGACGAACCCGTCCCTGCACGGGACGGGGCGCAGCGTCGACGGGGCCGTCCACCGGCGCGGCGGTCGGGGCCTCACGCGCGCCTGTCGCGCCCTCGGGCGCCTCGACGTCGGTCGCGCCGCCGTCACGCGCGGCTACGACCTTCCCGCCCGCTACGTCCTCCACGTCGCGACCGCCCC from Trueperaceae bacterium encodes the following:
- a CDS encoding macro domain-containing protein; the protein is NDPTGRPPERTRTVPRDGGGAAEVRLVMGDLTEAAVDAIVNPTNPSLHGTGRSVDGAVHRRGGRGLTRACRALGRLDVGRAAVTRGYDLPARYVLHVATAPFEGRRSDLARLEAGWRDAFALATQMHLRHLAVPAMGLGSNAFPPDAAARIALAEVVAAASASDGPDRVDVVAFDVGARDALADAFDADVAPVA